A window of Cryptomeria japonica chromosome 3, Sugi_1.0, whole genome shotgun sequence contains these coding sequences:
- the LOC131063866 gene encoding ankyrin repeat-containing protein ITN1: MKKDLFDAWESGDVETIKKLCKENSHVLCDVTFQGDTPLHIAARKGHLESVKTILSKKPSLAGARNEDNNQPLHEAAKCGNPDLVETLLQCKKSAVCHYNNFGETALIIASKYGHMQVVEKLLNSKLCKDRIEWKVSVKEAAYRGYKDVVEALLNDPIKITQFNKFRDRAVGFPSFAFGTPILHRAVQGGHLEIVKAILNNSYWKDDLMTEKDEHRRCAIHVAAMEGRWDIINEFLSRMPRCVEIRNSEHRSVLHIAVEYNKFEVVHNLLVNKEAETVRELVSRDHDNSRNTALHLAAINKVDSQLLECLLSPPGVDVNALNLDVNALNDEDMTALDIASAAHEHDPIIEKLEAAGATRCSLVQKTHTTSKTKQGSAKDATDIHVIVASLIATVTFAAIFQIPGGIEDDKHSIQYGGARLAFHKVFKLFLFFDTAAFSTSLVFVGLWLNREEGQPTNF, from the exons ATGAAGAAGGATCTGTTCGATGCTTGGGAAAGTGGCGATGTTGAAACAATCAAAAAGTTATGTAAGGAGAATAGCCATGTTCTGTGTGACGTTACTTTCCAAGGCGATACTCCTCTGCATATAGCTGCAAGGAAAGGCCATCTAGAATCTGTTAAAACGATTCTTTCAAAGAAGCCCTCTTTGGCTGGAGCTCGAAACGAGGATAATAATCAGCCTCTGCACGAAGCTGCTAAATGCGGTAACCCAGATCTAGTCGAAACTCTGCTTCAATGCAAAAAGAGTGCTGTCTGCCATTACAATAACTTTGGTGAGACAGCTCTGATAATAGCTTCCAAATATGGCCACATGCAAGTAGTCGAGAAATTGTTGAACAGCAAGTTATGTAAAGATAGAATTGAATGGAAAGTATCTGTTAAAGAGGCAGCTTATCGGGGTTATAAAG ATGTAGTTGAGGCACTGCTTAACGATCCCATCAAAATCACCCAGTTCAACAAGTTCAGAGATCGCGCTGTTGGTTTCCCCTCATTTGCTTTTGGAACTCCGATTCTGCATAGAGCCGTGCAAGGAGGACATCTTGAGATCGTTAAGGCAATATTAAATAATAGTTATTGGAAAGATGATTTAATGACAGAGAAGGATGAACATAGAAGGTGCGCAATTCACGTAGCAGCCATGGAAGGCCGTTGGGATATAATCAATGAATTTTTGTCCAGAATGCCAAGATGTGTAGAAATCCGCAATTCTGAGCACAGATCTGTTCTACACATTGCTGTGGAATATAATAAATTTGAGGTAGTGCACAATCTACTAGTAAACAAAGAAGCAGAAACAGTGAGAGAACTAGTCAGCCGCGACCATGACAATTCTCGCAATACAGCACTACATTTGGCAGCCATAAATAAAGTGGATTCCCAG CTACTAGAATGTCTTCTCTCACCTCCAGGTGTAGACGTGAATGCCCTGAATCTCGATGTGAATGCTCTGAACGATGAAGACATGACTGCACTTGACATAGCATCAGCTGCTCATGAACACGATCCCATCATAGAGAAACTGGAAGCTGCAGGAGCTACTCGGTGTAGTCTCGTACAAAAAACTCATACAACTTCCAAGACAAAACAAGGAAGTGCCAAAGATGCCACCGATATACACGTGATTGTGGCATCACTGATTGCCACCGTCACATTTGCAGCCATCTTTCAAATCCCGGGCGGAATTGAGGATGACAAACACAGTATACAGTATGGAGGTGCCAGGTTAGCATTCCATAAAGTTTTCAAATTGTTTCTGTTTTTTGACACTGCGGCCTTCTCTACTTCCCTTGTATTCGTCGGCCTGTGGTTAAACCGAGAAGAGGGGCAGCCTACCAATTTTTAA